The DNA segment CTGTGTCCTCTAGTACCACTGCTCGATTTCAGTTACTTGGTTAGAATTTTCCTAAAAAtaagctttatttatttctttgtgatAACAGTCATGCTTCCTCTACTGCTACTACGACAGTGACACACCACTGCACCAATAAACGCCAGCTGGTCTCTGTGCCTTGGCTTCTCCTCTTACCATCTTCACAAGGGCCTTCCTGTCAGCCCCAAGCAATGGACTCTGCCCAGACGGACACCCGGGAAAAGGCAGCCCATGTGTTAACTCCGTGTACTTCCCTTCTTGGGTTCTCTTGACTCTGTACGCAGGGTCCCAGAACACAGGACACCATCCTCACCCTCATCCCACAAGCAGTCCCtccctcatcctctgtagccaAGGACACGCCCATCTTCCCTAAGCATAAAGTTATGTTTTACCTCTTGGTCATACACCCATTACCCAGCTTTGCTTTTTTCCCAGCCATTCCCTAATCTCTACTCCGACAATCCAGGGTTCTTCCTTCTCAACTTTTCCCCCTGTGCTCCTTTCTGGATGAAAGCCAGACTCCATCTCAGTGGGGTGACATGCCTGGAAAACAGAGACATTCAATTCTGGACCTAGTTTGGTGGGTTGGTTGAAATGCTGCTTTGGAAAACCACGAGTTCTTGGTCAGCTCAGTTTGTTTTCTGTTCCACACTTCCTCATTAGCAAGCACCCACGTAATACAGCTGGTCCTCAGGACTGCGTCTGCATACTGTGCCCTGAACTGATGGGATGCTGCCCTGTCAATGAGAGGCTTGAGATTAGAGTCCAAGAATCAGATCCTGGCTCTTGGCACAAGCATACGTATCTCTCCCGCTAACACAGCTTCTTCACTTGCTTGCTGAAGCAGGAAGGAGGTTTGGGGTTTTCCAAGGAACAGAGGAAAggactgtctgctgctgctgctgctaagtcgctttagtcatgtccgactctatgcaaccccatagacggcagcccaccaggctcccctgtccctgggattctccaggcaagaacactggagtgggtaaaggaCTGTCCAGTACTTCACTTTTGCTGGCTATCCAAAGTGTAACTACTACCCCCTAGAAACAGTTCTAAAAAATGACCGAGAAGTCTTGTCAGAGTCCAACATTAATTAAAGCAGCCAAATGTTCTCTGTACAGTTCTTTAAGGGGAAGAGAAATTAATAAATATCAAGCACCATTATCACTGATTCTTCAAAACAGCCTGTGCAGGTGGTGTGACAGCCTCAGAGATGGCACTGGGACTCAGGACGATGATGTAACGAAAAGTAGGAACAGTAGAAATTTCCAAACTTGCTTTTagatctttttatttccttttttttctgtacGTGAGCAAAAAACACCAATAACAAAAGGACAAAAGCAGACATACTTTTTCAAATTAGCTGTGTCTCCagattctgttcatttttatttatagttcccaatcaattaaaaaaacaagtctTTCACATTTGCATAAGGTCATCTAGAATCAACAACTTGATCTAGCTTAGGAACATGAAGAGTACCTAGACTAAGTATTGTTCACTAAAACAGATCTCTTTTGGGAAGGTGGGTCATCTCAGAGGAAGCTCTTAAGAGTGCTCTTCCCCCACTCCCCAACTCCACCCACACCACCAATGTCTTTTTGTGTAGATCAGTAAAAAGCAAAGTTTCCAAAACAACTGAAAACAAACTCCAAACTCTTAGCAGAGTGAGTGAAAGACGCATGAGAAAAGGCAGCCCAGCCCATGTCCTCCCCTGCTAGAGCAGACACCTCCCTCTATGGTGGGCGCAGCAAGAGCCTGCCAAGCCAACTGGctgtcaggaagagaaagaactgCATTTGAAGAAAAGTTCTTAGGACTGCTTAGAACCTCCTATCTCCTACTACATGGACAGCAGCAAgataatctttctaaaataacATTGCTGAACTACTGTAAGCCTTGGGCACACTCATGGAAAAGGAGCAAAAACTGCCCTTCCCTTCAGTGGTGAGAAGGGGCCAGTCCCTTTTGAATGCCCAGGGATGATTCTAGAGACATCCGGCCCAGTTCTGAACCTGTGCACCATCTGAGGCGGTAGTATCTTCATCTTTGGGCTGCAGCTGTTAGCTGGAATTTTCTTAAACTTCTTCACAGATCAATTCAAATGTTGCTAGAGGGATTCTTCCGaaagttaatcatgttcccaaaGGCAAACCAAATGCACATGCTATAAATACTCTTCATCTGCCCAGAGAAATTCAGTCTCACTGTTGATTTCTTTCCCTAATGAGGGTTGGGGAGAACTCTTCCTTTGCAGGGTGCAATATAAAAGGCCCAGTaagcaagaaacagaaacaaaagtgagggacatttttttgtttgtttgcttggtttGGGGAGGGGAGGTGATGTGAAGGTTACTGTTGTGACATGTTGCCTTGAAATATAAACCACACAACAGGAACAACTGCTTTTCCTGTTTTCCAAGACAGACGGTGCTGCAGGGCAAAACCTTACGCAGAGTTGCCGGCCTGACGTCTCCTCCAGGCTATTCTACGAGTAACAGGTATTCCTTCAGAGAAGCTGGCAGAGGAAGGCCCTTGACGGCATCTGGCAGATACTGGAGTCCCAGGCTCCGGCGCACAGCATAGCGAGAGAGTGTTTTTAGAGTCCCTGGGGCTGAGCACAGAACAGTCAGCTTTTCACACAGCTGTTGGTCTTTGGCCACTTCTCGTGGCATGGTGCcattttttcttaattcaaaGTGTCCAACAGCTCTGTGGAGGAGCTCAAAGCAAGAGTCCTCTTTCTCTGTCCCAAGCCCCCTGACTAGCAGAGCCACCAGGCGGGAGATGGGCGTCTGGCCTTTTAGGTTGATGACTCTGACCTCTGCACCATAATCAAGAAGGATGCTGACGCTCTCAAGATTTCCCTTCATGGCAGCCCAGCTAAGCGGGGTGTCATTGTTGTAATCCAGGGCGTTGACAGAGGCCCCGCTCTCTAGGAGGGCCCGCACACACTCAGCATTGTTCTTAAAGGCTGCCCAGTGAAGTGGGGTGTCTCGGTTACCATCCAGTGCATTGGGGTTTGCACCATACTCCAACAGGACCTCCACACAAGCCTCATCTTTCTCAGCTGCGTAGTGGAGGGCTGTTCGGTTGTAACCATCCAGGGCATTCACCTGTGAAGAGGGAGCAACTATATTACGGTGTATGGACAATGGGCGGGCAAAGAGGCTTGCATGTGCCTAGTCACTGTCTTTGCTATGTAATTTTCTGAAcatgcaggtcaacaagcaatTCCCAGGGAGTTGTGCTCAGGATGGAGCTGAGGAGCAAGTAGGAAAACAATAGTCCCCAAACAACCAACACTCTATTATGTCCATTGGTTAGCTGGCCTGCATCATCTAGGATTTTGCTGCCACATTCTTATTTACTGTTCCCTAGGACCTCTACCACACAGTAAGGGGGAAGAAACAGAAGTCTAAGTACTTGTAACTACTCTGAAAGACATTTATTGAAAGGCAGCTTGAACATACTGGCCAGAGTAAAGGTTCTGGATTATTCTACTTATCCTGACTCACTCTGTATCCTGTGGCTAATGGCAACCAGACTGAAAAATAATGAAGTCAAGTTTCTGCCCATGTAGCTCTGCTGTGTTTTTTAACCACACAGAGCAGCTCAGAACTATTCATCCAAGTCAGCCCCCTGCAAACGTGTGTTGTGGGGCCATGAGAGAATCTGGAGGAAAGCATGCCAAGGAAAGAGCACAAATCCTCCAATGCTGAAAAGCCGCTGGCTTGCTACTCAGCATCTCCTATAATATTTGGAGGCTACAAAGATTTCATTTAAATCCTAGGTTTAAATAGTGAATTTTCTCCCCCATAAAATGCACTAAAAAAACCCCACCCCTGAAATATTTAATCTTCAATCTTCTATTTAGCTAAAAACTGCCCCCTCACCCCGGGGATAGCCTCACTTTCATCATTGCTATTCATCACTGGCTTTCACTTCAGGGTCACTCACAAAAGTTACAGGATGGTTCACGACAGGCAGAGAACAGCATGGTTGTGTGGAGGTGGGGATGCTGGGGGCTAGAGCAGGCTTACCCACCGGCATGTCTGGGGCCTGCACACCTGCTTCATGGCGTCTTTGATTCAAATGACTGCCTCAACCTGTGCACCCTGAAGATGCCACAAAAGCTGTCAAAACtgctactttatttatttaataggcACTCGTTTAGTATAATAATTACTACATGCCAGTGTTCTAAACAGTTTCAACCTTATGAAGAATACACCatttatcatcctcattttatagatggggaagctgatgcaaagaaaggttaagtaacctgTTCAACATCACAAAGCTGGAAATGACAGCTGGAATTCAAATCCATGAAGTCTGGGTTCAGACTCTCTCTTCTTTTATTCATTATACTATGCTGCTTCTTGCTAATGCCAATAAAAGTTaatctatgtttttttttatgttaagatACATTAGAAAGACGATAACAAGATAtggtaaaacagaaaaaaatgaatgggcAGAAAGAGCACAAGTTGCTCAATCCCGAGGAAGGGACTGACCCACTGACTTATTTTCCATTGACAGACAT comes from the Bubalus kerabau isolate K-KA32 ecotype Philippines breed swamp buffalo chromosome 1, PCC_UOA_SB_1v2, whole genome shotgun sequence genome and includes:
- the ASB8 gene encoding ankyrin repeat and SOCS box protein 8; this encodes MSSSMWYIMQSIQSKYSLSERLIRTIAAIRSFPHDNVEDLIRGGADVNCTHGTLKPLHCACMVSDADCVELLLEKGAEVNALDGYNRTALHYAAEKDEACVEVLLEYGANPNALDGNRDTPLHWAAFKNNAECVRALLESGASVNALDYNNDTPLSWAAMKGNLESVSILLDYGAEVRVINLKGQTPISRLVALLVRGLGTEKEDSCFELLHRAVGHFELRKNGTMPREVAKDQQLCEKLTVLCSAPGTLKTLSRYAVRRSLGLQYLPDAVKGLPLPASLKEYLLLVE